From the Aquitalea magnusonii genome, one window contains:
- a CDS encoding 3-hydroxyacyl-CoA dehydrogenase/enoyl-CoA hydratase family protein: MSQTKFNVRKVAVLGAGVMGAQIAAHLVNAKVPTILFDLPAKEGNKNGIVLKALDGLKKLKPSPLSNKDAVAYIEPANYEDHLHLLKDCDLVIEAIAERMDWKADLYHKVAPHLGEHTIFATNTSGLSINKLAESCPDSVRPRFCGVHFFNPPRYMHLVEIIPCVTSDAGMLDNLERFLVSTLGKGVVRAKDTPNFVANRIGVFSMLATIANAEKFGIRFDIVDDLTGPRLGRPKSATFRTADVVGLDTFAHVVKTMDDTLPGDPWHGLFKSPEWLQKLIAAGALGAKTKVGIYKKDGKKMFVLDAASGEYVGGGQKGDDAVKDILKIADPAEKFRQLRASEHPQAQFLWACFRDVFHYISFHLADIANCARDVDFAIRWGFGWSVGPFETWQAAGWQQVAQWIDEDIKAGKALSGAALPAWALQADRAGVHFADGSYNAAGQNLVGRSTLDVYQRHLAPARVLGEVAAPLGETVFENDGVRAFTTGDDILVVSFKSKAHAIGPDVITGLNTALDIAEQRFKGLVIWQTEEPFSVGADLQSMLPAFMTGDWAAIDATVRRFQETSMRLRYSQVPTVAATQGYVFGGGCEFAMHCDKTVAALESYVGLVEVGVGLLPGGGGCKEFALRAAQEAKGDVLAALKDYFMAIATAKVATSGQEAQEIGFFRKGDPVVFNAYELLYVAKQQALAMAESGYRPPLKVKGFPVAGRSGAASIKGSLINMLEGNFISQHDFFIASQIADVMTGGDVEAGTLVNEQWILDLERKAFMTLLQNSKTQDRIANMLTTGKPLRN; this comes from the coding sequence ATGTCTCAAACCAAGTTCAATGTACGCAAGGTGGCAGTGCTGGGTGCTGGCGTGATGGGGGCGCAGATTGCCGCTCATCTGGTCAATGCCAAAGTGCCGACCATCCTGTTTGATTTGCCGGCCAAAGAAGGCAACAAGAACGGCATCGTGCTCAAGGCACTTGATGGTCTGAAAAAACTGAAGCCGTCCCCGCTGTCCAACAAGGATGCCGTGGCTTATATCGAACCGGCCAACTACGAAGACCACCTGCACTTGCTCAAAGACTGTGATCTGGTGATCGAAGCCATTGCCGAGCGCATGGACTGGAAAGCCGATCTGTATCACAAGGTGGCACCCCATCTGGGCGAGCACACCATTTTCGCCACCAATACCTCCGGCCTGTCCATCAACAAACTGGCTGAGAGCTGCCCCGATTCCGTGCGTCCGCGCTTCTGCGGTGTACACTTTTTCAACCCGCCGCGTTACATGCACCTGGTCGAGATCATCCCGTGCGTAACGTCGGATGCGGGCATGCTGGATAATCTGGAGCGTTTCCTGGTCTCCACCCTGGGCAAGGGTGTGGTACGCGCCAAGGATACCCCCAACTTCGTTGCCAACCGCATTGGTGTGTTCTCCATGCTGGCAACCATTGCCAATGCCGAAAAATTCGGCATCCGCTTTGATATTGTTGACGACCTGACCGGTCCGCGCCTGGGCCGTCCCAAGTCTGCCACCTTCCGTACTGCCGACGTTGTTGGCCTGGATACCTTTGCCCACGTGGTAAAAACCATGGACGACACGCTGCCGGGCGACCCGTGGCATGGCTTGTTCAAGTCGCCGGAATGGCTGCAAAAACTGATTGCTGCCGGTGCGTTGGGTGCCAAGACCAAGGTTGGCATCTACAAGAAAGACGGCAAGAAAATGTTCGTGCTCGACGCTGCCAGCGGCGAATATGTTGGTGGCGGGCAAAAGGGTGATGATGCGGTCAAGGACATCCTGAAAATTGCCGACCCGGCCGAAAAATTCCGTCAGCTGCGCGCGAGTGAGCATCCGCAGGCACAGTTCCTGTGGGCCTGCTTCCGCGATGTATTCCATTACATCTCCTTCCACCTGGCGGATATTGCCAACTGCGCACGCGATGTAGACTTTGCCATTCGCTGGGGCTTTGGCTGGTCGGTTGGCCCGTTTGAAACCTGGCAAGCTGCCGGTTGGCAGCAGGTAGCACAGTGGATTGATGAAGACATCAAGGCAGGCAAGGCCTTGTCCGGTGCTGCACTGCCGGCATGGGCATTGCAGGCCGACCGTGCCGGCGTGCATTTTGCTGACGGTTCCTATAATGCGGCAGGCCAGAATCTGGTGGGCCGCTCTACGCTGGACGTATACCAACGCCATTTGGCCCCGGCCCGTGTGCTGGGTGAGGTGGCTGCTCCGCTGGGCGAAACCGTATTCGAAAACGATGGCGTACGTGCCTTCACCACGGGCGATGACATTCTGGTGGTGTCGTTCAAGTCCAAGGCACATGCCATTGGCCCGGATGTCATCACCGGTTTGAACACCGCACTGGATATAGCCGAGCAGCGCTTCAAGGGGCTGGTGATCTGGCAGACCGAAGAGCCGTTCTCGGTTGGTGCCGATCTGCAATCCATGCTGCCTGCCTTCATGACTGGCGACTGGGCTGCCATTGACGCTACCGTGCGCCGCTTCCAGGAAACCTCCATGCGCCTGCGTTACAGCCAGGTGCCTACCGTGGCGGCAACCCAGGGTTATGTATTCGGCGGTGGTTGCGAATTTGCCATGCACTGCGACAAGACCGTTGCGGCATTGGAATCCTATGTTGGTCTGGTGGAAGTGGGTGTTGGCCTGTTGCCGGGCGGTGGTGGTTGCAAGGAATTCGCCCTGCGTGCCGCACAGGAAGCCAAGGGTGATGTGTTGGCCGCACTGAAGGATTACTTCATGGCGATTGCCACTGCCAAGGTGGCCACCAGCGGTCAGGAAGCGCAGGAAATCGGCTTCTTCCGCAAGGGCGATCCGGTGGTATTCAATGCTTATGAACTGCTGTATGTCGCCAAGCAGCAAGCACTGGCGATGGCCGAATCCGGTTATCGCCCGCCATTGAAAGTGAAGGGCTTCCCGGTGGCTGGCCGCTCTGGTGCCGCTTCCATCAAGGGCTCGCTGATCAATATGCTGGAAGGGAATTTCATCTCCCAGCATGACTTCTTCATTGCTTCGCAAATCGCCGATGTCATGACCGGTGGTGATGTTGAGGCCGGTACGCTGGTGAACGAGCAGTGGATTCTGGATCTGGAACGCAAGGCCTTCATGACCCTGCTGCAAAATTCCAAAACCCAGGATCGCATTGCCAACATGCTCACCACCGGCAAACCGCTGCGCAACTAA
- a CDS encoding acetyl-CoA C-acyltransferase translates to MVKQVQEAYIVAATRTPVGKAPRGMMRHVRPDDMLAHVITGALAQVPTLDPKLISDCVVGCAFPEAEQGLNMARIGVLLAGLPNTVGGITINRYCSSGINAVQMAADRIRLGEADVVIAAGAESMSLVPMMGNKVSLNPEIFAKDENYAIAYGMGLTAEKVAQQWGVSREDQDVFALESHRRALAAIDSGAFKSEITPLEVTYRTPNLETGEVISKTKLLDTDEGPRRETTLEGLAKLKTVFDAKGSVTAGNSSQMSDGAGAVILVSERVLKEFNLVPLARYVTFAVKGVPPEIMGIGPKEAIPAACQQAGITQDDLKWIELNEAFAAQALAVTRDLELDTSKINPHGGAIALGHPLGATGAIRTATLVHGMRNAGQQGYGMVTMCIGTGMGAAGIIEVL, encoded by the coding sequence ATGGTCAAGCAAGTACAGGAAGCTTATATCGTCGCTGCCACCCGTACCCCGGTGGGCAAGGCACCGCGTGGCATGATGCGTCATGTGCGTCCGGATGACATGCTGGCGCATGTGATTACCGGCGCGCTGGCCCAGGTGCCGACGCTGGATCCGAAACTGATTTCCGACTGCGTGGTGGGTTGCGCCTTCCCGGAAGCGGAGCAGGGCCTGAACATGGCGCGTATCGGCGTATTGCTGGCAGGGCTGCCCAATACCGTTGGCGGTATCACCATCAACCGTTACTGCTCGTCCGGTATCAATGCGGTACAGATGGCGGCTGACCGCATTCGCCTGGGTGAGGCCGACGTGGTGATTGCTGCCGGTGCCGAGTCCATGTCGCTGGTACCGATGATGGGTAACAAGGTATCGCTGAACCCGGAAATTTTTGCCAAGGATGAGAACTATGCCATCGCTTACGGCATGGGCCTGACGGCAGAAAAAGTAGCCCAGCAGTGGGGTGTGTCGCGTGAAGACCAGGACGTATTTGCCCTTGAGTCGCATCGCCGCGCGCTGGCTGCTATTGATTCCGGTGCCTTCAAGAGCGAAATCACCCCGCTGGAGGTGACTTACCGCACCCCGAATCTGGAAACCGGTGAAGTCATCAGCAAGACCAAGCTGCTGGATACCGACGAAGGTCCGCGTCGCGAAACCACGCTGGAAGGCTTGGCCAAGTTGAAAACCGTGTTTGATGCCAAGGGCTCGGTGACTGCCGGTAACTCTTCGCAAATGTCCGACGGTGCCGGCGCGGTGATTCTGGTGTCCGAGCGCGTACTGAAGGAATTCAACTTGGTGCCGCTGGCACGCTATGTCACCTTCGCGGTGAAGGGTGTGCCGCCGGAAATCATGGGTATTGGCCCGAAAGAAGCCATCCCGGCGGCTTGCCAGCAAGCGGGCATCACGCAGGATGATCTGAAATGGATTGAGCTGAATGAGGCTTTTGCCGCGCAAGCACTGGCGGTGACGCGTGATCTGGAACTGGATACCAGCAAGATCAACCCGCATGGCGGGGCGATTGCTCTGGGCCACCCCTTGGGCGCTACGGGTGCCATCCGTACCGCTACCTTGGTACATGGCATGCGTAATGCCGGCCAGCAGGGTTATGGCATGGTGACCATGTGTATCGGTACCGGCATGGGTGCTGCGGGTATTATCGAAGTGTTGTAA
- a CDS encoding PilZ domain-containing protein — protein sequence MRDLPQTEYFTALVEIIKAISKINADTDIPLKERIKTLVYVDDKAHNIHHQLCQDFLAATPGSKNYLPTILAFWHELANAYQICLRLYQAAPNNTMEADIRLITARGLHHQMRLIAWNSLRYLKPEGSVWQQGFRFYMQAEDAGVARTPLMLYPDSKVEVSCEQLLLQGCMLYLAQTDNMLHREIIAVDQLMMPLSQGIHLEKQAPTQEPVFVINLSMPEHPQPILRGMAGKWLRYWSTNDLTSRLADLMFDLDRDIPPMLRALDAKLEREEWLALCEKLAIRWSDDGGKSLRKSERSLHSSSAQVTIGFERAAFAVKIQDIENSSGNNVQDWKVNDISSSGMGLTFVGKSVEQLAIGRIVLVKTESHPLLLGAIRRILRQQNGTKVGIEILGQSPVGVSLTEPGGDREQPTTAIYITQPNSRKGQRWFLMPKSLAAPGKEQILTAQGKSYLIRLKTPQQEFEDCSNSDFDTLSKVD from the coding sequence GTGAGGGATCTGCCGCAGACTGAATACTTCACGGCGCTTGTCGAAATCATCAAGGCCATCTCCAAGATCAACGCGGATACTGACATTCCGTTGAAGGAGCGTATCAAAACCCTGGTCTACGTGGATGACAAAGCCCACAACATCCATCATCAGCTTTGCCAGGATTTTCTGGCTGCCACGCCGGGCAGCAAGAACTATCTGCCAACCATTCTGGCCTTCTGGCACGAGCTGGCCAATGCCTACCAGATTTGCCTGCGTCTGTATCAGGCCGCACCAAACAATACCATGGAAGCCGACATCAGGCTGATCACGGCGCGCGGCCTGCATCACCAGATGCGCCTGATTGCATGGAACTCACTGCGCTACCTGAAACCGGAAGGCTCGGTCTGGCAGCAGGGTTTCCGCTTTTACATGCAGGCGGAAGATGCTGGCGTGGCCCGCACGCCGCTGATGCTCTATCCGGATTCCAAGGTTGAAGTCAGTTGTGAACAGCTGCTTTTGCAAGGCTGCATGCTGTATCTGGCACAAACCGACAACATGCTGCATCGGGAAATCATCGCCGTCGACCAACTGATGATGCCACTCAGCCAGGGCATCCACCTGGAAAAACAAGCACCGACACAGGAACCGGTCTTTGTCATCAATCTGAGCATGCCGGAGCACCCGCAACCCATCTTGCGCGGCATGGCCGGCAAGTGGCTGCGTTACTGGTCTACCAACGATCTGACCAGCCGCCTGGCAGATCTGATGTTTGACCTGGATCGTGACATTCCGCCGATGCTGCGGGCACTGGATGCCAAACTGGAACGCGAAGAATGGCTGGCCCTGTGCGAGAAACTGGCCATCCGCTGGTCGGATGATGGCGGCAAGTCTTTGCGCAAATCAGAACGCTCTTTGCACAGCTCCTCGGCACAAGTCACCATTGGCTTTGAGCGCGCCGCCTTTGCCGTCAAGATTCAGGACATCGAGAACAGCAGCGGCAACAATGTTCAGGATTGGAAAGTCAATGACATCAGCAGCAGTGGCATGGGTCTGACTTTTGTTGGCAAGAGCGTGGAACAACTGGCCATTGGCCGCATTGTCCTGGTCAAGACCGAGAGCCACCCCCTGCTGCTAGGTGCCATCCGCCGCATTTTGCGGCAGCAGAATGGCACCAAGGTTGGTATTGAAATTCTTGGACAAAGTCCGGTAGGCGTCTCATTGACCGAACCTGGCGGTGACCGAGAACAGCCCACCACCGCCATTTACATCACCCAGCCCAACTCCCGCAAAGGGCAGCGCTGGTTTCTGATGCCCAAGTCACTGGCCGCCCCCGGCAAGGAGCAAATCCTGACTGCGCAAGGCAAGTCTTATCTGATCCGGCTGAAAACCCCGCAACAGGAATTTGAAGACTGTAGCAACAGCGACTTTGACACGCTGTCAAAAGTGGATTGA
- a CDS encoding patatin-like phospholipase family protein — protein MLSPLHAAAVELSPDEGVGVVLGGGGARGFAHLGVLRELQRLHIPIRCIAGTSAGALIGGMYANGMNLDQMAADFKNANWDQMLSGRLPRSDIPYDKKRDDYKNYLDVTFGLQGGQLRVPRSAINSQEIEMFIRKLTRDRQLDSFDQLPIPFRAVATDLANGEAVVFDKGPLAEALRASMAVPGLFDLVETNGRLLVDGGLARNLPIQDARQCAQHLIVVDVGTPPLSKDEINSLFDVVAQTSNLMVSRNVREQMALMQPGDVLIRPDLNGYSAGAFGDNQAIMARGTAAALAQAKALSRFSVSPERYAAWRERLQLPPYPVVDAVEVQQGSRFVNAESIAKTIAGLRGGQPVDEVREKLRDVFATGDYDQLGYVLDASSGRNVMTIMPLEKSVGPNTLHFGLSLNSSTPGDSNFSFLAAHQRNWLNAAGGSWRNEMVIGKDKLFKTELYQPWSYDSPLFAAVSLSYHQQPLSFYDGSHIKYAEISNDVTSVNADIGGVLGRYGEFRVGLFDSRVESYLSQGQFSYLSDTVTHNYAGVRGKLVIDQFDNPRWPRSGYFMNTVLTSSLPALGSYNASRDYDAIVEGVKTFGDITFRLTGKARGIVSRKQDDYRLESLGGFLNLTGYQAGELLGEKVALSRLMVYWRASSLPSVLGSGLYAGMSAEVGRVWGNPFSGSNTGWIPAGSVFLAADTILGPFFLGMGNAKNGKPSAYLYLGADY, from the coding sequence ATGCTCAGCCCCTTACATGCCGCGGCCGTTGAGCTGAGTCCCGATGAGGGGGTGGGTGTGGTGCTTGGAGGGGGAGGGGCGCGCGGTTTTGCCCACCTGGGGGTGCTGCGTGAATTGCAGCGGCTGCATATCCCTATCCGCTGCATTGCCGGTACCAGTGCTGGCGCATTGATTGGCGGAATGTATGCCAATGGAATGAATCTGGATCAGATGGCTGCTGATTTCAAAAATGCAAATTGGGATCAGATGCTGTCAGGACGCCTGCCGCGCAGCGATATCCCCTACGACAAAAAGCGCGATGACTACAAGAATTATCTGGATGTCACCTTTGGTTTGCAGGGCGGACAGTTGCGCGTGCCGCGCAGTGCCATCAATTCGCAAGAAATTGAAATGTTCATCCGCAAGCTGACCCGTGACAGGCAGCTTGATTCCTTCGACCAGCTACCCATTCCATTCCGCGCTGTTGCCACTGATCTTGCCAATGGTGAGGCGGTGGTGTTCGACAAGGGGCCGCTGGCGGAAGCCTTACGCGCCAGCATGGCAGTTCCTGGCTTGTTCGATCTGGTGGAAACCAATGGTCGTTTGCTGGTGGATGGTGGCCTGGCTCGTAATCTGCCCATTCAGGATGCACGGCAGTGCGCCCAGCATCTTATTGTGGTGGATGTGGGGACGCCGCCTTTGAGCAAGGATGAGATCAATAGTCTGTTCGACGTGGTGGCCCAGACATCCAATCTCATGGTCAGCCGGAATGTCAGGGAGCAGATGGCGCTGATGCAGCCGGGTGATGTGCTGATCCGGCCGGATCTGAATGGTTACAGCGCTGGGGCCTTTGGCGACAACCAGGCAATCATGGCGCGCGGTACTGCTGCGGCGCTGGCGCAAGCCAAGGCACTGAGCCGTTTTTCTGTCAGCCCGGAGCGTTATGCCGCGTGGCGTGAGCGCTTGCAGCTGCCGCCTTATCCGGTGGTGGATGCGGTTGAGGTGCAGCAGGGCAGTCGTTTTGTCAACGCAGAAAGCATTGCCAAAACGATTGCGGGATTGCGTGGTGGCCAGCCGGTTGACGAGGTGCGTGAGAAACTGCGCGATGTGTTTGCCACCGGGGATTATGATCAGCTTGGTTACGTGCTTGATGCCAGCAGTGGCCGCAATGTGATGACCATCATGCCGCTGGAAAAGAGCGTTGGCCCCAATACCCTGCATTTCGGGCTGAGCCTGAACAGCTCCACGCCGGGAGATTCCAACTTCAGTTTCCTGGCTGCGCACCAGCGCAATTGGTTGAATGCGGCCGGCGGTTCCTGGCGGAATGAGATGGTGATTGGCAAGGATAAGCTGTTCAAGACCGAACTCTATCAGCCGTGGTCCTATGACAGCCCCTTGTTTGCCGCGGTATCGCTCAGCTATCACCAGCAGCCGCTGTCTTTTTATGATGGCAGCCACATCAAATACGCAGAAATCAGTAATGATGTGACCTCAGTGAATGCCGATATCGGTGGCGTACTTGGGCGCTATGGGGAGTTTAGGGTTGGTCTGTTTGATTCCCGCGTGGAAAGCTACCTGTCGCAGGGACAGTTTTCCTATCTGTCCGACACGGTGACCCACAATTATGCAGGGGTACGGGGCAAGCTGGTTATTGATCAGTTCGACAATCCCCGCTGGCCACGTTCTGGTTACTTCATGAATACCGTGCTTACTTCCTCGCTGCCGGCGCTGGGCAGCTATAACGCCAGCCGTGATTACGATGCGATTGTGGAGGGGGTGAAGACTTTTGGTGATATCACCTTCCGGCTGACTGGCAAGGCCCGTGGTATTGTCAGCCGCAAGCAGGATGATTACCGGCTGGAATCGCTGGGCGGCTTCCTCAACCTGACTGGTTACCAGGCAGGGGAGCTGCTGGGTGAAAAGGTGGCGCTCTCCCGGCTGATGGTGTATTGGCGGGCTTCCTCCCTGCCTTCAGTGCTGGGCAGCGGGCTGTATGCCGGGATGTCGGCGGAAGTGGGCCGGGTGTGGGGCAATCCGTTCAGTGGTAGCAATACCGGCTGGATTCCTGCCGGATCGGTGTTCCTGGCTGCAGATACCATTCTTGGCCCATTCTTTCTTGGCATGGGGAATGCGAAGAACGGAAAGCCCAGCGCCTACCTTTACCTGGGGGCGGATTACTGA
- the trpC gene encoding indole-3-glycerol phosphate synthase TrpC, which translates to MSDILNTIVATKHQEVSAALQTRPLSAVREAAEARRTDKRDFVAAMRAKHVLGQPAVIAEIKKASPSKGVIRADFNPAAIAASYASAGAACLSVLTDQQYFQGDASYLEAARAACHLPVLRKDFMVDEYQLYEARAMGADCILLIAAALPLAQMRDFEALSRELGMAVLVEVHNEEELEQALQLETELIGVNNRNLRTFEVSLTTTLKLLPGISNGRIAVTESGILSVDDVRLMRSHAVHSFLVGEAFMRQDAPGAALASLFFPAAS; encoded by the coding sequence TGCCGCCCTGCAAACCCGTCCGCTCAGTGCCGTACGTGAAGCGGCCGAAGCACGGCGCACAGACAAGCGTGACTTTGTTGCCGCCATGCGCGCCAAGCATGTGCTGGGCCAGCCGGCGGTGATTGCCGAAATCAAGAAAGCCAGCCCCAGCAAGGGCGTGATCCGTGCTGACTTCAACCCGGCAGCCATTGCCGCCAGTTATGCCAGCGCTGGCGCAGCTTGCCTGTCGGTGCTGACGGACCAGCAGTATTTCCAGGGTGATGCCAGCTATCTGGAAGCGGCCCGTGCCGCCTGCCATCTGCCGGTTCTGCGCAAGGACTTCATGGTGGACGAATACCAGCTGTATGAAGCCCGCGCCATGGGAGCGGACTGCATCCTGCTGATTGCCGCGGCCCTGCCGCTGGCACAGATGCGTGACTTCGAAGCCTTGTCGCGCGAGCTGGGCATGGCGGTTCTGGTAGAGGTTCACAACGAGGAAGAACTGGAACAGGCCTTGCAACTGGAAACCGAGCTGATCGGGGTGAATAACCGCAACCTGCGCACTTTCGAAGTCAGCCTCACCACCACGCTCAAACTACTGCCGGGTATCAGCAATGGTCGCATCGCCGTCACCGAAAGCGGCATCCTCAGCGTGGACGACGTGCGCCTGATGCGCAGCCACGCAGTACACAGCTTCCTGGTGGGCGAAGCCTTCATGCGCCAGGATGCCCCCGGCGCAGCTCTGGCAAGCCTGTTCTTCCCCGCCGCATCATAA